In the Syntrophus aciditrophicus SB genome, CGGTCACACGGAAACATTTTCCCGGCGCCAAGGCGCTTTCCCTCAAGGCGGCACTGGCGGGAGGCGCCAGCATCCACAGGCTCGGCCTCTCGGACTCCATCCTGGCCTTCGAGCAGCACCGGGTATTTGCCGGTACCGATGATGACTTTCTCTCTCTGATTCCTGCCATGGCCCGTGAATTTCCAGAGAAAAAGATCGCCGTGGAAACGGATTCCCCGGAAGAGGGACTGTCTTTCGTCCGGGCGGGCGCCCATGTGGTGCAGTGCGAAAGGTTCACATTCGAAGAGCTTGCAGAGTTCGTTTCTGCAGCAAAGCAGCTCAATCCGTCCCTGGAAATATCCGCCGCGGGGGGAATCAACGCATCCAACGCTGCAGAATACGCGGCCACAGGGGTCGATTTCCTGGTGACTTCATGGATTTATTTTGGAAAACCGGAAGATGTAAAAGTGCGGATGACGTGCGAGAGATATGAAGGAGAGAGAGAAAAGGTTCTGAAGTTCTCTTCGGGTCATTACAATACGGTTCAGTGCAATGGATGATCCGAGTAGATTTCGAATAAAAATCGTGATAGTCAGCATAAGCATGGGCACTGGCGAAAGTTTCTTTGATCTGCCGGAGAACATGGTCCCGAATTTTTGAAAGGGTTATATGCTGAAAGCCATTTTTTCCCCATTTCGGGGCAAAGGATTACTATGAAAGACAGTTTTGGACGTCAGATTAATTATCTGCGGATTTCGGTCACGGATCGCTGCAACTTGAGGTGCCGCTACTGCATGCCGGAGGAAGGCATTGAAAGCAAACTGGGACATGAAGGAGTATTGAGCCTGGAAGCGTTCGCGCGCGTCGTTCGGCTTGCAGCCCAGGTCGGAATCCGCAAGGTGCGACTGACGGGGGGAGAGCCGCTGGTCCGCAGAAACATCCCGCAATTGATTCGCTACATCGCCGATGTTCCACAGATCGACGATATTGCATTGACAACCAACGGGATTCTGTTTGCCCCTATGGCGGAAGAATTAAAAGCTGCAGGACTCAACCGCGTCAACATCAGCCTGGACAGTTTCAAGGAGGACCGGTTCCGTTTTATCACCCGGGTTGGAAATCTGGATCAGGCGAAAAAGGCGATTTTCAAGGCGTTGGAGCTGAAGATGAATCCGGTGAAAATAAATACGGTAGTCATCAGGGGATTTAACGATGATGAGATTCTGGATTTTGCCCGCCTCGCTTATGATTATCCTCTGCACGTCCGTTTCATCGAGTTTATGCCGGTTGGAGACCTTCTTTACTGGAAAAAGGACCGTTTGATGAAAACAGATGAGATCCTGGAGATGGTGAAAAAGCAGTTTCTCCTGACCCGCTTCAAAGATATCCGAGGCAGTGGCCCGGCAAGATATTATAAAGCGGAAGGCGGCAAGGGTTCGATCGGTTTCATCAGCCCCATGAGCAACCACTTCTGCGCTCAATGCAATCGGATTCGAATGACAGCCGACGGGATGATTCGAGGTTGTCTGTACGACAAAAGGGAAGTTAATTTAAGACCTTCGCTGGAAAACGGCAGTGATGAAGAAATCCTGAATCTCCTTATTGAAACCATTACGCAAAAACCGGCCCGGCACATGATGGACAGCGGCTGGGGAGCGAAAAATGAACGCAAGATGTTTCAAATAGGCGGTTAGCATCCTGTCGGACCTGACCGGGAAATGACTTCATTATGTCGATTGCTCAATCCTTTTCCGTCATCCCCCATCAATAAGATCCTCTGAAGACATCTGAAAATTATTCGCGGACAACTTCCACCAGGACCTGATTCCGGTCATCTCTCCTGATTCATGCATAACAGTTATTATCAGTCGCCAACTATTCAATATATTAATTTTACGAATTCTCATACGTTTCATATAGGTTGCCACGTTCCAGAAAATTCTGGACGAATTTCAAACCACACCAGGAATCAATGGAAGGAGAAACGGAATGAAGGAAATAAAGAATGGTTGTCCTAACCTAAAATTGATCAGGGGCGTGGACTTGCGCTAGCCCAAAATTGACCACCCCAGAGCACCAGAGACCTGCTAAGAGGATGTGGTATTCCAGATCTTTCAAAGCAGGAAGAAGCGAACCGGGCAAGGAAAAAGCAAAAACCTCCAATGGATCGCCCAAAGTCTTCGTCTCTTGCCCGATCCGGTGGTCGGCGTTATGGATAGGCCGCAAAGCAAACCGGCTGACTTCTATCGTGAATTGGGAGAACTCTTCGGAGTGGGATTGACGCCCTTGAATCGCTATGACGGCTTCAAGGCCCTGCAAACAAAATGCAAAAATCACTGCCTATCCACGCTGGGCCGTCTGGTGCTGCTCATCAACGAAGCTCAGGAAGTATCGTCATCCTGTCTGACCGAACTGCGACTGCTGCAAAGCGCCACCTTCGATTCGGAAAGTATCCTATATACCATCCTTTGCGGCGGCGAATGTCTACCGGAACGGTTCCGCACCCCGGAACTTCTCCCCCTGGGAAGCCGTATCCGAGTCCGACTCCAACTGGCGCCCGCTAACTCCGGAACAACTCCGGGAATACATCAGCTTCTCCCTGGAGCAGGCCGGAAACCCACACCTGATGACCCGGGAGCTGATTCAATCCTTGATCGAACGTTTTCTTAAGGAACTTCCGCCCATTGATGGGGCACGTTGGCTGCTTGAGCGGAAATATGGCACCGTTTCTTGTTAAAGAACAAATAGTTAAGTACATTTAGGCTTGTGCGAAAGTTAAGCTTATATGCATAAGGCGGTTAAGTACAAATTATTGCCGCCCCCACTGCACCCATGATAGGATGGCGAAAAATTCATAAAGAGGGACGGCATATGCTCAAGGTGAACCTCAATGCGGGTAATCTTCGAATATGAATATGCAGAAGATCCTCCTGTTTGTGAAGTATCCGGAACCGGGGAAAGTCAAAACGAGACTGGAATCCCTTCTGGATCAAGCCGATATAGCCCGCCTTTATTTCTGCTTCGTTATGGATTTACTGGAAACTCTGGGCGGTACGGGTTGTCTTGTGGATATCATCTATGATCCACCGGAAAAGGAAAGAGAAATGGCACGCCTGTTCGGGGAGGGTTATGTTTATCGGCCGCAGGAAGGAACCGATTTAGGGGAGCGTATGAAAAATGCCTTTCAGAGTTCTTTTGCCGGGGGGATGACTTCGGTCGTGCTGATCGGGTCCGATCTGCCGGACCTGCCACGCTCTGTCTTGCGAGAGGCTTTTTCTTCCCTGGAAACGAAGGATGGCGTTCTCGGACCATCCGTCGATGGCGGGTATTATCTGGTCGGCTTCCGGAAGGGAGGGTTCTTCCCTGCGGTTTTTGACGGTATTCCGTGGAGTACGGATTTGGTCCTTTCAGAAACGATGAGGCGCTTCTCTGCCGCCGGACGAAGCATCTCTCTTCTTCCCTCGGGACGAGATCTGGATAATCCCGAGGATCTACAGGACTTTCGACGGCGGAATATGGCATCTCACTTCGCCCGTTTCCGGACGATGAATTTCCTGAATCAACTCGAATTTCCTGATTGAGCCCATGTGATCGATCCAGCTGAAAGATCCTGTAATTTTTCGAATCCTTTCATGGTCCATTATTCATCGGGCATCCATAAGCGCTGGCTCCTGTCTTGATGATGCCGTTGTCCCGAAGACGAGGGGAAACCCCCATCTTGTCTTTATACGGCCAAGTCCTTTCTGCAATTTACCAAGGAGGGTCAGGAACGGTCCCATAATGCCGTTGTTTTCCAGGCCCATGTGGCGTACTGCCGTTTCATAATACTGACCCTTTCCAAGCGGACAAACCCCGCACCCTTGCGTATTCGTAGCAAATCTTTTATAAAGGGCTCAACATCATCATGATGATGAAAGCGATATCCATGATCCTGCCATACTCAGTGATTATTCCTGTTTTCCGTGAATCGTCCTGCATAAAAGATACGATCAGACATGTCCTTGATGTGGCGGCAGGTGCTGTCATCGAGATTATCGTGGTAGACGGGGATCTTTCTGGAGGAACGATCCGGGAAATTCGCGACATCCGGAACGGCAGGGTGCGGAAGGTCCTGTCGGAAAAGGGGCGCGGGATGCAGCTCAACCGGGGGGCATCCCTGGCGCAGGGGGAAATTTTACTCTTTCTTCATGCCGACACCCGCCTTCCTGAAGGGGCCTTCGATAAAATCGCCGTTTCCATGAAAGACCAGCGGATTGTGGGAGGCGCCTTCCGGCTGGCTATCGACTCCCCGCGTCTTCCCTTCCGGCTCATCGAAAAATTTGTCGCCTGTCGATCCCGTATCCTGGGAATTCCTTACGGCGATCAGGGGATCTTTGTTCGGAAGGCCGCTTTTCAGACCCTCGAAGGATTCCGGAACGTCCCTATCATGGAGGACCTGGATCTCATGCGCCGCATTCGAAGGTGCAAAGGCCGCATCGTCATCCTTGATGATCCTGTCGTCACCTCCGCCCGCCGCTGGGAACAGGAAGGGATCCTTTACTGTACCCTGCGAAACTGGTGTCTTGTCCTGTTCTTTCTGCTAGGCGTTCCTCCGGAAAAACTTCTCAAATTTTATCCCTCCTCACGCACTGCGCCTCCCCGCGCCCGGTAAAGGTAGCTCCTTTCGCCTCTTCTATACTCATACCGTGAAGATTTTAGCGGCATCTCTTCCAGTCATTCCCTGCGGATTCATGCCATACGGTTATTTTAGACCGCTAACTATTCAATATAGTGATTTGACGCATTTCCTCTAATCTCGTATAGATTACCACGTTTCCGATCATCGGGAGCGAAAAAAGACCTCGGAAAAAGAAGGAGCAAGTTCGAAATTGTGGAATAGCATCGTCAGACTGCTTTCCTCCCTTTGGATCTACCGGGGAGTCCGCCTTGCCCTTGCAGTTCTGTTCATCTATGGCGGCATCGTCAAACTCCTGGATCCCCATGCCTTTGCCCGCACCATTTCCGCCTATGATCTCGTTCCGGACGCCCTATTGCCCGTTGTGGCCATTGGATTGCCCATTGTGGAACTCCTTGCGGGGCTTGCCCTCGTCTTTGACCTTCGGGGTAGTCTCGCAACGATTGCCGGGCTTTTTTTCCTTTTTCTGGCGGTCCTGGGTTACGGCATTCTCCAGAATCTGGACGTGGACTGCGGCTGCTTCGGAGCTGAGGAGCTGGACAAGCAAGCAGGTTTGCGGCTCGCCTTCTATCGGGACCTGGCTATGGCGGGTATCGTGATCCCTTATCTCTATCTTTCCCGTTGGATGCGCCTCAAAAAAGAGAAAGCCCCGGAAATTGGGCCGACAGAAAAAAATAAATTGTAAAGGAGAAGAAAGATGTTCAAAAAGAGAAGTGTATGGATACTGGCAACCCTCGCGGTCTTTTTGCTGGGGATTACAGGCAACGCCCTGGCGGCGTGGGGAACGAAGGAACTGCAGACGGAAAAGAGCGCCGTGGCGCTGGCCCGGGAAATGGACCGGGGAAATTACAAGCTCGTCACCACGGAAGAACTGAAAAGCTGGATGGACAAAAAGACCCCGATGCTGATCGTCGATACCATGCCTTATGAGGCAAGTTACAAGAAACAGCATGTTCCGGGAGCGGTGCAGATGGAATTTCCCATTCCGGAGATGACCACCCTGGATGACGGCAAGAAGGCCGCCTTGGAAAAGCTCCTGGGGCCGGACAAGAATCGCCTCGTCGTTTTCTACTGCGGCTTTGTGAAATGCACCCGGAGCCACAACGGCGCCATGTGGGCCGTGAAGCTGGGCTACAAGAACGTTTATCGCCACCCCGGCGGAATCATGGCCTGGGATCAGGCGGGCTATCCTGTGGAAAAAGTCAAATAGGGTAATGTCCTCGAATTTTAAGGGAGTTAAAACGATATGAGAGAACGGATTTCATCTATCCCCTGTCAGGATTTCTCCCGGCGGGATTTTCTTCGTTCTCTGCTGATCGCCAGTGGGGCTGTTCTTCTCGGACCGCAGGGTCTCCTGGAGGCAGCCCCCCTCCTTGCCGGAGGAAGGGACTGGCCTGGAGACTGGCCGACGTCCGGCAACCCCGTCATGGTGGACACGGCAAGGCGAATTGTTAAACTTTACACGAAGCTTCAGCTGCGTCACCTTACGGAGACGACTCCCCACTGGGGAATCGGTTATTCCGGGGGAAAGTTAGCCGACAAGTTCATTCTCGTGTCTCCGGCGGGACCAGTGGCCTTGCATGACGCCCTGGTCCGGATCAGAGCCAGAGCGGGGAACAATCTTCCCCTTGACGGTTACGGCAAATTTGTCGACGGGGATCGCCTGATCCTGTCTGCCCAATGGCCGGGCCTTCCGACACCGGTCGGCCTTAACGAGATCTTTTATGATTCGGCGGGGAAGGGGTTCGATATCCGTTTTGGCGGAAACAGGGCCATTGCGGCGGAAAAGAAAACGGGTTGCCTCACCTGCCTGGAATCCTGCCCGATCGGCATATCGAGCAATGCCGTCTATCCCCACCTCAGCACGCTGCAGCGGATGCTGCGCCCCACTTCTTCCTTCCGTGGGAAACCGGAGAGGCTTCCGAACAAAGAGGCCGTTCCGATCGTTGTCTTTTATCAGTTGGCTCCATAATCCGTCCCCCCTCGAAGTTCACGAAAATCTACAGAAATACCATACTTTCCCAGTCTGCCGCCCCCTGCAGCATTCCAACCACTGTTTCCTGCTGGTCCATGGCAATCCGGAGACAGACCCCGCAATCCGCGCTGATGTGCCGGGGAACGGGGATCAGTTTATGATCAATTTCCCAGTCCTTGAGGATCTTTTCCGCCTTCAGGACGTAGCTGACGGAAGGAAAGAGAAAAACGCAGTACTGTGGCGCATTCATTTCGGGTCTTCCTCCCTGTGCGGCCAGAGAGGGCATCGATTCAAGATGCACTCCTTGTTTTGGGGAAACTGTTCACAGGCGAGTGCTCGATCCGCTTTCAAGAATTTCCCCAGCTTTTCTTCGAGTATGCGCGAAGCCGCCTGAATGGCCAGCCAGGAATCCCTCTGGCAGCAGCGGGGCGCATCATAGGAGGCGATCTCCCCGAGCGCCTTCCGGGTCACCTGCTGAACAGTCTGTCTCTTTTCTCCATCGTAGGGGGTCGCCGCAGTCAGGACGGAAAAGGCGATCCCGACGCCAATCGCTGCGCCGCATGCCCCGAGGAAGGCGCAGGCCCCCCCGGCAATCGTTTGTCCCCGTTGGATTCCCGTGAGAATCTGTTCATCCGAAATATCGTCTCCGGAGTTTCGCAAGGCCGTCAAAATGACGGCGGGAACCAGTGAATGATGCTCGGGACCGTGGATCCGGAAATGAGGGTGGGACCGGATCGTCTGCATCAGTACGACAGCATCGGCTTCCCGGCTGTTCAGACAGACCTGCCGGATAATTCCCACGGCATCGGCGCTGTGGCAGGAATCGCAGACAAAATGACCGTTGACGCATTGGGTGTTGGCCGGCAGGGAGCGTCCGCAGTAAAAGCACGACAGGCTTCGGTCCACGTCAAAATAGAGAAGTTCAGCGCCGCAAAGCAGGCAGCCGGACCTGTGGGGGGCATCGTTCAAAACCGGCTTTTGAGAGGGCTGTTCCGGCGCCGCAAAGCAGGCGCAGGTCGGTTCGGTTTCAACCTCTTTCATAAGGGATTCAAAATCGGGAAAGTCATAGAGAACCGGCCGCTGGTTTTCCGCGGGCTTGACCGCCGAATAGGTGATGGAATGGAAATCGTACCCTTTCACCGTCCGGTAGGGGTATCCCGAGACGATCCTGCTGTGCGAAAATCCGAGGTCATTGAGCAGACCGAAAAGATCCAGGTAGCGCAGCGCACCGCCGATGCATTCCCCCCGCAGTTTCTCATTGTATTTGATTTCGAGGGGGATGTCCTGATTGCAGGTGATATCGGAGATGATCAGACGGCCTCCAGGTTTCAAAACCCGGAATATTTCCTGAAATACCCGGCGTTTGTCCGGAGAGAGGTTCAAAACGCAGTTGGAGATCACTAAATCCACGGATCGGTCGTCCAGGGGCAGGCTTTCCAGGAAAGCCTTTTTGAAGATGATGTTATCGTAGGAAAGACTTTCCGTCACCCGCACTTTGGTCTTTTCGGCAACGTCGAGCATGGCATCGCCCATATCGATGCCGATGACCCTTCCCTGAGGCCCGGTCAATCTGCCGGCAATAAAGCATTCGATTCCCGTGCCGCTTCCCAGATCGACGACGGATTCTCCTGGCTGTATATTGGCTTCCAGCACCGGTGATCCGCAGCCGTAACTCCGATAGCGCTTCTCTTCCGGAATGTGTGCAATCAGGCTTTCCTCATAGCAGATCGGGTTGAGGATATCTTCCTGGAGAGTTTCAGCCGCTCCGGAATAGAAGCGATTGACCTGGGTGTGGATATCGTGCCCCGGCAGGGTGAGCACGCAATTGGAATGGGTGAAGAACACGGCGCTGCCTTCGACAGGGCATTCCCCCAGCTTTTCCCCCATTTTCAGTTTGAAGGCGGGATAGCCGACCGTTTCGTATTGCCGGGCCTCGCGCACGATGAGCTCTTTGGCGATACTTGTGTAGAGTTCCCCATAGGGATCGTCCCCGGCAATTTGTCCGGAAGAAAGATAGCTGTGATCGATGTCGCCGCCGCCGATAATATATCGGAAAGGATTAGCCCGATAGACCTCGCTGGTATCCAGGGAGGCGTTGCGGACTGCTTTTAGAACGGGGCTGTTTTCCCATACCTCCTTCAGTCCTTCAGAGACAGGACCGCAGCGCATACCCTCCGTATAGACGAGCGCCGGCGTCGGGTAAACCTGGCCATCCGGCCCGATGGCCAGCGATTGCCAACCCGCATTGCTCAAATCATACCGCGTTCCGGGGCAGGAAAAGACCTGTGACCGGATACTTTCGATGTTGTCGATCTTTACTCCCAACCGATCCGCCCGTTCCCAGGCGGCTTTCAGGTGAAGGAAAATCTTGTCCGGATCGACAAAAAAACCCTCGTTTGCGTTACCTTTTCTGAAAAGCCAGAGGAAATGGACGTTGGAAACGCACTGACTGGAGGCAAAATCGATGATCCCTGCCATTTCCCCGACATTGGAACGGTTCACAGTCATGGAAAGGGTGATGGGAAAACCGAGTTCCCGGAGCATCGCAAGATTTTCGTTCAACCGCCGGAAAGACTGCGGTCCCCGTAAGGCGTCATGATTGGATTCCAGACCGTCGACGCTCACCTGAAAGTGGAGACGCTCCTGGGGAAGAGTTTGGAAAAAATCTTTTGATCCGGGCAGAAGGGACAGGTTGGTCAAGACCGCAATATGGGTATCGGGACGTTGAAGAATTTCCTGTACGCTTGAAAAAAAGGCCTCGGCCAGAAGGGGCTCGCCGCCGGTGAAGAAAAAAAGCCGGCATCCCAGCGCATAGACCTCACGAATGATCCGGTTGCAATCCTCCGGCTCAAGTTCATCCCGCTCCCGGGGGGAAGACTGAAACATGCAATGCCTGCATTCCAGATTGCAGCGGTTGGTGATATGAAGCCAGCATTCCTTGAGGCCATCCAGATTCAGGTGTCCGGAGCGGGAGAAATAGCTAGTCCCTGCCGGGCCCTCGATCCGTTTCAGCAGGTTCGAAATATCCCCGGAAATTTGCCCTTTTTCCTCAAACTCAACCAGGGCTTCATCCGCCGCCTGATTGGGTACGAACCAGTCCGGAATATCGGGACGAACATAGATCGGAATAGAGTCGTATTCAATGCGCTGCCAGTCTGTTATCTTTGTCATCATATTTCTATCCGTTCACAATCGGGGGAAATCGGCAAGAAAAAAAACCGGCGCCGATGTTGTTATAACGCGCTCAACGCGGCCCCGACCGCCCCCACGATCTGCGGATCGGAGGGGACAAAGACGGTGCTGGCCATCTCCTCTTCGAGAAGGACCCGGACGCATTCGTTCAAGGCAACGCCTCCGGCGAAAAAGATTTTCCCCGGTACGGGCACCTTTTTCAGGAGACCCACCGAGCGGCTCACGATGGCCTTGTGAATGCCCAGGGCCACCTCATTGCGCGGCACACCCTTGGCGGTCAGGGAAACCACCTCGGATTCGGCAAAGACGGTACAGGTGCTGTTGATTTTGACCGCCTTTTCGGCCGAAAGGGCCGCCTGGGCGAATTCTTCCAGAGAAAAGCCCAGGGCGGTCGCCATGACCTCCAGGAAACGGCCCGTGCCCGCGGCACACTTGTCGTTCATCTCGAACTTCCGCATATTCCCGTCGCTGTCCAGGGAAATGGCCTTCGTGTCCTGTCCGCCGATGTCCAGGATGGACGAACAATCCTGCGAAAAAAAGCGGGAGCCCACGGCAAAGGCCTTGATCTCGCTGATCACCGGGCAGTCCAGATGCCCCTTGATGAGATGGCGGCCGTATCCGGTGGCGGTGAGCGCGTCGAATACGGTATCCCCGATCAGTTCCTGTGCCGTTTCCAGGGGATTGTAAGACGTGAGCGTCTTACGGGAGAGGACGAGCTTTCCCTCTTCGAGGATGGCCAGCTTGACGGTCCGTGATCCGATGTCTATTCCGGCGATTCTCATTTGTTCTCCAACCGCTCGACAAAGGCTTCGATCCGCGTCTTGAGCTGTCCCGCGTCTTCCTGGCTGTAGTCGGTCTCCAGGCGCAGCGTCGGGATGCCCGACTTTTCCAGTTCCTTCTCGACGGGACCGCTTTCCACCATGTGAGGCTGGCAGAATTGGAGGCTGTAATGGATCACGCCTTGGGCATTCAGTTTCTTCGTCATTTCCTTCACGTAGTCCACCCGGGAGGGATTCGGCGTAAAGACGGCGCAGTCGATGCTGAAATACCGCTCCGTGAGGGCGTCGAGGAGGTCCTCCTCCGTTTCGCCCCTGAATTCCGTCAGCCAGCGCGTTCCCCGCTCACCCACGCAGGATTCCTCGCCGACGATGACCGCATTGCTCGATTCGATCAGCATGGGGAGTTTCCAGTTGGGAACGGCCATGGGACACCCGGAAACAATGACCCGCGTTGTCCCCTGCGCAAAAACGCCAATCCCTTGTTTCACGCGTTCTTCCAGCTCATCACAGAGCTGGTTGACCGAATGGGTAAAGCGAACCGGGTCGTCATAGAAAAACACCTGGTTTACCAGGAGGGCGTCCAGACCGGATATCGGCGCCGGATCGGCCGCGCGAATCGCCGCCAGCCTTTTTACCGCCATCCGCTTCGCATTGACGACTTCAATGCCCTTCTTGAGCGAGTCGGGGGTGATCTTCTTTCCGCTGACACTTTCCAGCTTCGCGGCGAACCTGCGGTATTCCTCCTTCAGTAAGGCCCGTCCCATGTCGGATTTTGTCTGGTGAAGATCGATGACGTACAGATCCGTGACCAGCGGGCCCAGGATTTCATAAGCCTTCTTCTTGCCGTCGCAGGTGTTCTCTCCCACGACCACGTCGCAGGCTTCCAGGTAGGGGCAGACCTTGCCGAACTTGAACCCGAAGGCGGACTTGATGAGCGCGCAGGTGTTTCTCGGCAGAACCTCTTCGGCGCCCTCGAAATTGAACTCCGCCCCGGCGCACAATCCCACGGATACCCCGTCCACGGCCAGGATCAGTTCTTCCGGGACGAAGACGCAGTACGAGCCGACGACGATCCTTCCCCGGGCTTTTGCCTCCATCAGCTCCTGGATGCGCAGTCCGTGCACCTCGCTCATGACAAAGTCGAAATACTTCATTCCTTCGGGACGGTCTTTCTGGGAAAGAAAGATGTCTCCATAGGCGCTGCCCAGAATGGACAGCAGCGCGTCGTGACTTTTCAGGTCAAGGCCGAGTTCCGACCACATTTTTGTATAATCCGCCATGACATATCTCCTTATCTTTATTTTCTGGTTTCCAGGCTTTCAAAGAGGGCCTCCACCCTGGTCCGGATCTGTTCGATGTCGCCGTCGGAGTAGTCCGTTTCGATCTTCAGACAGGGCAAACCGTGCCGATCCTGGATATGATTGCGAATCTTGTAGGACTCCACGTTGTAGGCGTGACAGGCATGCAGAACGACGTCGATGACGGCATCCGGTTGAAACCGGGTGATCATTTTGTCCAGCAGGTCCAGGCGGCGGCGATTCGGCGTCATGCAGGAACAGGGGATGCTCAGGGTGCTTTCCGCCACGGCCCTCAGGGGATCGCCGCTATTCTCCTCGATCCTGATGAAATAGTTCTTCATTCCGCTGCATGCCTCCAGGGCCACAATCACCCCGCCGGCTTCCTCGATGATCTGCAGGACCTTGCAGGCATCCCCTCCAACGGGACAGCCGCTGACCAGGACCCGCGGGGAAGAAAAAGTACCGAAACATTGCCCCAGGGCAATCCGCTGATCAATACTGGAGGAGATCTTTTCGATCAGGTCCTGAAATTCAACGCTGTTCGCCACATGTTCAAGGGTGATGACATTGTAGATCTCACGCCAGGAGACCGGGATCGGGCGGCAGGTCAGATAGGCGAAAAAGCGGCCCATGAGGCGGTTCTTGCGATTGGTCTCCCGGATCTCCGCCTCCAGCCGATCTGCGGCAAGGGAAGTCTGAAGGGTCTTTTCCAGAAAGTACTGAAGCTTGAGGACACTTTCTCTCCAGCGGTCCAATACCGCCGAGTCATCGGGAAGTTGCGGGAGATCCATGATGAATGTCGGCTTGAGATGGGCGATCAACTCGAACATCTTCTTCTTGCCGTCGCAGGTCGTTTCCCCGATGACGGCATCGGAAGAAGCAAAGAAAAAGCAGGAATTGGTCTGGATGAATCCGAAGCTGGATTTGATCATTGGGCAGAGGTTGGCGGGCAGGACCGCTTCCGCCGCGGGAACGGTCCGTTGCGAGGCGGCGCAGAGGGAGACGGGAACGGCGCCCATGGCCCTGATCATTTCAACCGGTGCATAGCCGCAATAGACGCCGACGACGGGATTCCCCTGCTCCCTTTTGTTCAAAACATATTCAAGGAAGCGGCGAACGGGGTCCGCAACCTGGGCATTCTCAACTAGAGGTGGGAATGTTGCCACTGCTGTCTGCATGACTTTGACTTTCCTTTTCTCTTCACAATATTCCCTTACATCTTGGCAGCAGAAATCAAATGCTTTCCAGCAGAGCCTCAACCCTTGTCCGGATCTGTTCAACGTCCCCCTCGGAATAGTCCGTTACGATTTTCAGATAGGGCAGATTGTGCTTCTCTTTCAAGTAGTTCATGATTTTGATGGCTTCGATGTTGTAGGAGTGGCAGG is a window encoding:
- the modD gene encoding ModD protein — protein: MFYIPDHYIETLINEDLQLMDVTTLSMGIEDLPGRLTCYPKRECVIAGVEEAACIFTKIGAEAEIMIPSGRRVEEGKICLAVVGTAGMLHAGWKVAQNVMEYASGIATRTAEMVRNARAVKPDIKIAVTRKHFPGAKALSLKAALAGGASIHRLGLSDSILAFEQHRVFAGTDDDFLSLIPAMAREFPEKKIAVETDSPEEGLSFVRAGAHVVQCERFTFEELAEFVSAAKQLNPSLEISAAGGINASNAAEYAATGVDFLVTSWIYFGKPEDVKVRMTCERYEGEREKVLKFSSGHYNTVQCNG
- the moaA gene encoding GTP 3',8-cyclase MoaA, with the translated sequence MKDSFGRQINYLRISVTDRCNLRCRYCMPEEGIESKLGHEGVLSLEAFARVVRLAAQVGIRKVRLTGGEPLVRRNIPQLIRYIADVPQIDDIALTTNGILFAPMAEELKAAGLNRVNISLDSFKEDRFRFITRVGNLDQAKKAIFKALELKMNPVKINTVVIRGFNDDEILDFARLAYDYPLHVRFIEFMPVGDLLYWKKDRLMKTDEILEMVKKQFLLTRFKDIRGSGPARYYKAEGGKGSIGFISPMSNHFCAQCNRIRMTADGMIRGCLYDKREVNLRPSLENGSDEEILNLLIETITQKPARHMMDSGWGAKNERKMFQIGG
- a CDS encoding ATP-binding protein, with the translated sequence MVFQIFQSRKKRTGQGKSKNLQWIAQSLRLLPDPVVGVMDRPQSKPADFYRELGELFGVGLTPLNRYDGFKALQTKCKNHCLSTLGRLVLLINEAQEVSSSCLTELRLLQSATFDSESILYTILCGGECLPERFRTPELLPLGSRIRVRLQLAPANSGTTPGIHQLLPGAGRKPTPDDPGADSILDRTFS
- a CDS encoding TIGR04282 family arsenosugar biosynthesis glycosyltransferase; this encodes MNMQKILLFVKYPEPGKVKTRLESLLDQADIARLYFCFVMDLLETLGGTGCLVDIIYDPPEKEREMARLFGEGYVYRPQEGTDLGERMKNAFQSSFAGGMTSVVLIGSDLPDLPRSVLREAFSSLETKDGVLGPSVDGGYYLVGFRKGGFFPAVFDGIPWSTDLVLSETMRRFSAAGRSISLLPSGRDLDNPEDLQDFRRRNMASHFARFRTMNFLNQLEFPD
- a CDS encoding TIGR04283 family arsenosugar biosynthesis glycosyltransferase, producing MMMKAISMILPYSVIIPVFRESSCIKDTIRHVLDVAAGAVIEIIVVDGDLSGGTIREIRDIRNGRVRKVLSEKGRGMQLNRGASLAQGEILLFLHADTRLPEGAFDKIAVSMKDQRIVGGAFRLAIDSPRLPFRLIEKFVACRSRILGIPYGDQGIFVRKAAFQTLEGFRNVPIMEDLDLMRRIRRCKGRIVILDDPVVTSARRWEQEGILYCTLRNWCLVLFFLLGVPPEKLLKFYPSSRTAPPRAR
- a CDS encoding MauE/DoxX family redox-associated membrane protein, whose amino-acid sequence is MWNSIVRLLSSLWIYRGVRLALAVLFIYGGIVKLLDPHAFARTISAYDLVPDALLPVVAIGLPIVELLAGLALVFDLRGSLATIAGLFFLFLAVLGYGILQNLDVDCGCFGAEELDKQAGLRLAFYRDLAMAGIVIPYLYLSRWMRLKKEKAPEIGPTEKNKL
- a CDS encoding rhodanese-like domain-containing protein — protein: MFKKRSVWILATLAVFLLGITGNALAAWGTKELQTEKSAVALAREMDRGNYKLVTTEELKSWMDKKTPMLIVDTMPYEASYKKQHVPGAVQMEFPIPEMTTLDDGKKAALEKLLGPDKNRLVVFYCGFVKCTRSHNGAMWAVKLGYKNVYRHPGGIMAWDQAGYPVEKVK
- a CDS encoding YdjY domain-containing protein, producing MRERISSIPCQDFSRRDFLRSLLIASGAVLLGPQGLLEAAPLLAGGRDWPGDWPTSGNPVMVDTARRIVKLYTKLQLRHLTETTPHWGIGYSGGKLADKFILVSPAGPVALHDALVRIRARAGNNLPLDGYGKFVDGDRLILSAQWPGLPTPVGLNEIFYDSAGKGFDIRFGGNRAIAAEKKTGCLTCLESCPIGISSNAVYPHLSTLQRMLRPTSSFRGKPERLPNKEAVPIVVFYQLAP
- a CDS encoding DUF3343 domain-containing protein — translated: MNAPQYCVFLFPSVSYVLKAEKILKDWEIDHKLIPVPRHISADCGVCLRIAMDQQETVVGMLQGAADWESMVFL